The DNA segment TCTTACGACTAGAATAAAGCCTCGCACCCACGGCAAAAATCTTCGTTGCCGCCTGCAACGTACTGCCTAACGGTTTTTGGTGGCACTCCGGCATTTAAAATCAACCCTATTCACGCTGCGTTCTCCCCGATTTGCGCCGCCGCCTCACTCCCTGTATAAGCCGCGCCATTCCGGACCTTTTCGGGCCAGGGTGGAGCGGATGCGCGGGTATTTCGGGATCGGGGTCGAGAGCGGCGACAAGTCTGGCAATCTGGGCAACCTGATGCGCACCGCGCATGGGTTCGGCGCCAGTTTCCTGTTCACGGTCGGGCGCGACTACAACAAGGACGACACCTTCTCCGACACCAGCCGCACCGACAAGGAAGTGCCGCTCTATGCCTTCGAGTCCGTCGATACCATCATGCTGCCGGCCCGCTGCGTGCTGGTCGGCGTCGAGCTGACCGAGGACGCGGTGGATCTACCCAGTTTCGCGCATCCGCGCCAGGCGGCCTATGTGCTGGGGCGCGAGCGCGGGTCGCTGACGCCCGAGATGCTGGCGCGCTGCGCCCATGTCATCCGCATCCCGACCAGCTTCTGCCTGAACCAGGCGACGGCGGGCGCGGTGGTGATGTATGACCGCATGCGCATGCTGGGCCGCTGGCCGGCGCGGCCGGTCACCATGCTCGGCGAGCCGGAACCATTGCTTGAGCATCGCTATGGCGAGCCTATCTCACGTCTGAAACCTCAGGCCAAACAGTAAGCAGGAATCGGTTGTCGTGGAAAAGAACGGCGGCATTTCGTATGGTATGTGCATGAAAACCATGTTGTTCGTGGCGGGCCTGCTGGCCGCCGTCGCCCTGCCCGCCGCCGCCGCGCAGCCCAAGCTGCTCGGCACCTTCCAGCAATGGGACGCCTTTTCGTCGGGCCAGGGCAAGGCGATGGTCTGCTATGCCATTACCGTGCCCACCCATGCCAAGCCGGTCGATGTGGGCCACGGCGCCGTCTACATGATGGTCTCGCACAAGCCCGCCAAACAGATCCGCGACGAGGTGCGCTTCGGCTTCGGCTATGCGCTCAAGCCGGGATCGGATGTGGTGGCCTCCATCGCCTCCATGAAGGAAACCCTGTTCGTGTCGGGCAACGATGCCTGGGCCTATGACGCCAAGGGCGATGCGCGCATCGTCGCGGCCATGAAGGGCGGCCAGAGCATGATGGTCAAGGCGCTGTCGGCCAAGGGCAACAACACGGCGTATGAATATCCCCTTTCCGGGTTCAGCGCGGCCTATAGCGCCGCCGCCAACGCCTGTGGTGTGAAATGAACATGATGCAGAAAGCCCCGGCGGTCGCCGCCAGCGGCAAGATCAACCTCTCCGGCCTGACGCGTGACGAACTGCGCGACGTGCTGCTCGGCCTCGGCGTGCCCGAGAAGCAGGCCCGCATGCGCGTGCAGCAGCTGTGGCACTGGCTCTACAATCGCGGCGCCACTGAATTCGACATGATGACCAACGTGTCGAAGGAGATGCGCGCCCTGCTCGCCGAGCATTGCGACATCCGGCGGCCCGAGGTCAGCGTGTCGCTGCTGTCCGAGGACGGCACCCGCAAATGGCTGGTGCGGCTCGATGACGGCAACGAGGTCGAGGCCGTGTTCATTCCCGAGGACGATCGCGGCACCCTGTGCGTGTCGTCCCAGGTGGGCTGCACCCTGACCTGCAAGTTCTGCCATACCGGCACCCAGAAACTGGTGCGCAACCTGACCGCGGCCGAGATCGTCGGCCAGGTGCTGATCGCGCGCGACGCGCTGGGGGAATGGCCCAGCCCGGCAGATGGCCGCCTGTTGTCCAACATCGTGCTGATGGGCATGGGCGAGCCGCTCTACAATTTCGACAACGTCAAGGCGGCCATGAAGATCGTC comes from the Iodidimonas sp. SYSU 1G8 genome and includes:
- a CDS encoding RNA methyltransferase, with the protein product MRGYFGIGVESGDKSGNLGNLMRTAHGFGASFLFTVGRDYNKDDTFSDTSRTDKEVPLYAFESVDTIMLPARCVLVGVELTEDAVDLPSFAHPRQAAYVLGRERGSLTPEMLARCAHVIRIPTSFCLNQATAGAVVMYDRMRMLGRWPARPVTMLGEPEPLLEHRYGEPISRLKPQAKQ
- a CDS encoding invasion associated locus B family protein — its product is MKTMLFVAGLLAAVALPAAAAQPKLLGTFQQWDAFSSGQGKAMVCYAITVPTHAKPVDVGHGAVYMMVSHKPAKQIRDEVRFGFGYALKPGSDVVASIASMKETLFVSGNDAWAYDAKGDARIVAAMKGGQSMMVKALSAKGNNTAYEYPLSGFSAAYSAAANACGVK
- the rlmN gene encoding 23S rRNA (adenine(2503)-C(2))-methyltransferase RlmN, which codes for MQKAPAVAASGKINLSGLTRDELRDVLLGLGVPEKQARMRVQQLWHWLYNRGATEFDMMTNVSKEMRALLAEHCDIRRPEVSVSLLSEDGTRKWLVRLDDGNEVEAVFIPEDDRGTLCVSSQVGCTLTCKFCHTGTQKLVRNLTAAEIVGQVLIARDALGEWPSPADGRLLSNIVLMGMGEPLYNFDNVKAAMKIVMDPEGISLSKRRITLSTSGVVPMMGRCGEEIGVNLAVSLHAVRNETRDRIMPINNKYPLEELLTACANYHGVSNARRITFEYAMLKGVNDSLDDARELVRLLKKYDIPAKVNLIPFNPWPGTAFECSDWDTIHAFSEYVFNEGISAPIRMPRGRDIMAACGQLKSASEKVRKVDLPKAAPETIPENTPMP